Proteins from a genomic interval of Nostoc sp. TCL240-02:
- a CDS encoding acyl-CoA dehydrogenase family protein, translating into MQLIETEESQNYLDLAKSLAKEFAQTAVERDAQGGTPKHERDRLRQSNLLRLIIPKEYGGLGQSWITVLQITREFAKVDSSIAHVFSYHHLGVVIPHIFGSAEQKQRYYSETIHNNWFWCNALNPLDKRTTLTAENDYFRLNGIKSFCSGSQDSDILPIGAIHQETGELNILAIPTQRQGVTVHHDWNNMGQRQTDSGSVTFENVLVYHEEILGSRDKPSQPFKTIRTCLTQLNLANIYLGIAQGAFEAAKTYTSTNTKPWLTSGVESATQDPYILQHYGKIWVDLQAAVYLTEQAGELLQAAWEQEWSLTSEQRGECALLVATAKVFATKVGLDITNRIFEVMGARATSAKYGFDRYWRNLRTFTLHDPVDYKIQDIGKWALNDELPKPNFYS; encoded by the coding sequence ATGCAATTAATCGAAACTGAAGAATCTCAAAATTATCTTGATTTAGCTAAGTCTTTAGCAAAGGAATTTGCCCAAACTGCTGTAGAGCGGGATGCCCAAGGGGGAACGCCAAAGCATGAACGCGATCGCTTGCGTCAAAGCAACTTATTGAGACTAATTATACCTAAAGAGTACGGTGGTTTAGGGCAAAGCTGGATTACTGTTCTGCAAATTACCCGCGAGTTTGCCAAGGTTGATAGTTCTATTGCTCACGTCTTTTCTTACCACCATTTAGGTGTAGTTATTCCTCATATCTTTGGTTCGGCAGAGCAGAAACAGCGATATTATTCAGAAACTATTCACAACAATTGGTTTTGGTGCAATGCCCTCAACCCTTTGGATAAAAGAACTACTTTGACAGCAGAAAATGATTATTTCCGTCTGAATGGGATTAAAAGCTTTTGCTCTGGCTCTCAAGATTCAGATATATTGCCAATCGGTGCGATTCATCAAGAAACTGGTGAATTGAATATTCTGGCAATTCCCACTCAACGGCAAGGCGTTACAGTTCATCATGATTGGAATAATATGGGGCAACGCCAAACAGATAGTGGTAGTGTTACTTTTGAGAATGTGTTGGTATACCATGAAGAAATTCTTGGTAGTAGAGACAAACCCAGCCAACCTTTCAAAACTATTCGCACCTGCTTAACTCAATTGAATCTTGCTAATATCTACCTGGGAATTGCACAGGGAGCATTTGAAGCTGCTAAAACATATACTTCCACTAATACCAAACCTTGGCTGACATCAGGTGTAGAGAGTGCAACCCAAGATCCTTACATCCTTCAGCACTATGGCAAAATCTGGGTTGATCTCCAAGCAGCAGTGTATCTAACTGAACAGGCGGGAGAATTACTACAAGCAGCTTGGGAGCAGGAATGGTCACTTACCTCTGAACAACGCGGAGAATGTGCGCTTTTGGTTGCTACTGCCAAAGTTTTTGCTACTAAAGTCGGTTTAGACATTACCAACCGGATATTTGAAGTTATGGGCGCACGCGCTACTAGTGCAAAATATGGCTTTGACCGTTATTGGCGTAATCTCCGCACGTTCACTCTGCACGATCCAGTAGATTACAAAATCCAAGATATAGGAAAGTGGGCGTTAAATGATGAACTGCCAAAACCCAACTTTTATTCATAG